A stretch of DNA from Micromonospora sp. WMMD1155:
ACCTCATCCGCGGGTACCTCCGACTGCTCGGCCCGGCCACCCCGAAACACGTGGCCGACTATCTCGACGCCCCGGTCAAGGACGTCAGGGCGCGCTGGCCCGACGACGTGGTCGAGGTGACGGTCGACGGTGAGGTGCGCTCACTGCTGGCCGCCGACGAGCAGGCGCTGGAGTCGGCCGACGGCACGGGCACCCGCCTCCTCGGCCCGTACGACCTGTTCCTCCAGGCGAAGGACCGGGCGACACTGGTGCCGGACGCCGCCCACGCCAAGGAGTTGTGGCCGGTGCTGGGTCGCCCCGGTGCCGTCCTGGTCGACGGCGAACTGGTCGGCACCTGGCGTCCCCGCAAGTCCGGCAGGACGTTGACGGTCGCCGTGCAGCCCTGGCAGCGGCTGTCGGGCGCGACGCGCGACGCCATCACCGCCCAGGCCGAACACCTCGCCGCGCAGCGGGCCGTCCCCCTGGCCGGCGTCGACATCGCCGGCTAGGACCGGGAAGCACTCACTCCACCGTCCAGACGATGGCGGGTGGGTGCACCCGGGCGCAGAGCGGCCCGCCGGCGGCGTCGGTCAGCCCGACCCGGCCGACGAGCACGCCGCCGCCCTCGTGTGCGGCGCGCAGCAGCTCGGTCGGGACGTCGGTGAACATCAACTTCGCTCGTCGGAACATCGCAAAGCCGTCCTCGGTCACCGCGCCCCAGCTCAGGTACAGGAATCGTGCACCGGGGCGGCCGTGCACCCACGGGCCGCCGACGTCGAGCATCCCGTGGATCTCGCGGCTGGTCACCTCGACGTGCCAGGTGGCGTCGGCGGCGTCGGCAGGCACCAGATCGACCACCTCGGCCTTGCGTTGGACGCCGACGTGCACGTTGCCCCGCCGCAGCGCGTCGGCCTCCGCACCCGTCCGGCGACCGGGCAGGTCGGTGCCGTCGATCCGGATCCGCATGCTGACGATTCTCGTTCCTCGACCGGTGCGGGTGCACCGGTCGGTGGCGGCGGTGTCGGCCTGGTGGGGCGGCCGAGGTGTGCGGCGGTCGGGCGGGTCACCGCACCGCCCGAGCGGGCCAAAAAGTAAAGGCAAGGAGATAACCCTCCCTGCCACTTCTAACGTATATCGCACCTGGGGGCTTGCGGCAAGACCCCGGTCCTGGCGCACAATCTGCGGCCGGACCAGCATCAGGACACAACGGGGGGCACGACGTGGGTGTGTTGTCGATGGACGAGGGCCGCAGCGACCTCGCACCGCTGGTGGATCTCCAAGAGGTGGACGAGACGCAGATCGCGGTCGTCGGGGGCAAGGCCGCGCACCTGGGCGCCCTGTCGCGCGTCGACGGGGTTCGCGTGCCGGCCGGGTTCTGCGTGACGACGGCCGCCTTCCGGCGGGTCCTGGCGGAGGCACCGTCGGTCGGCGAGCTGCTCGACCAGCTCTCGCGCCTGGGCCCGGACGACCGGGAGGCGATCGGCGCGCTCAGCGCGGAGATCCGCCGGAGCATCGAGGAGACCGCGATCCCGGGCGACGTGGCGGCGGCGATCACCGGCGCGCTCACCCGGTTCGGGGACGAGACGGCCTACGCCGTGCGGTCCAGCGCCACAGCGGAGGACTCCCCCACGGCTTCCTTCGCGGGCCAGCAGGACACGTACCTGAACGTGATGGGGTCGGAGGCGGTTCTGCGGCACGTCAGCCGATGCTGGGCGTCGCTGTTCACCGAGCGGGCCGTCGTCTACCGGCTGCGCAACGGCATCGACCACCGCTCGGTGCAGATGGCTGTCGTCGTACAGCAGATGGTTTTTCCGGACGCGGCCGGAATCCTGTTCACGGCCGACCCCGTTTCGGGCGACCGGAAGGTCGCGACAGTGGACGCCGGCTTCGGCCTCGGCGAGGCCCTGGTGTCCGGCCTGGTCGACCCGGACGTCTTCACGGTGCGCGACGGTGAGGTGGTCACCAGCGCGGTGGCCGCGAAACACCATGCCGTGGCCGCCCTGCCCGGCGGCGGTACGCGGGAGGTGCCGATCGACCCGCGGCGGCAGGAACAACCGGCGCTGACCGAGGCGCAGGTCGTGCGGCTCGTGCGGCTCGGGCGGCGGATCGAGGCTCACTTCGGCCGTCCGCAGGACATCGAGTGGTGCCTGGTCGACGACGACTTCCTGATCGTGCAGAGCCGACCGATCACCACGCTGTTCCCCGTCCCCCCGGCCGCCGACCAGGAGAACCACGTCTACCTCTCGGTCGGTCACCAGCAGATGATGACCGACCCCATGAAACCGCTGGGGTCGTCCATGTGGCAGTTGACGGCCATGGCTCCGATGCTGGAGGCCGGCGGGAGGTTGTTCGTCGACGCCACCCGATTGCTGGCCGCACCAGGCCGCGCCGGGTTCCTGGAGATGGTCGGGAAGTCCGATCCGCTGATGAGGGACGCGTTGCAGACGCTCCTCGACCGCCCGGACTTCGTTCCGACGGCGCTCACGGGTGACGGTGGTCCCGCCAGGCTGCCGACCGGCGGTACGTCGATCGCAACCGACCCGGCCATCGTGACCGAGCTGATCGAGCGCAGCGAGGCGTCCGTCGCCGCCCTGCGGCGCGACATCGCGGGGGTGAGCGGTACGGCGCTGTTCGACTTCCTGCTGGAAGCCTTCGAGGAACACAAGCGGATCCTCGGTGAGCCGCTGAACACGCAGGCGATCATGGCGGGTATGGAGGCCACCTGGTGGCTCAACGACCGGCTGTACGAGTGGCTGGGCGAGAAGAACGCCGCGGACACCCTCACCCTGTCCGCCCCCGGCAACATCACGTCGGAGATGGGGCTGGCGTTGCTCGACGTCGCCGACCAGATCCGCCCTCATCCGGAGGTGGTGGCGTTCCTGCGGGGCGTCGAGGACGACGACTTCCTCGACGACCTGCCGAAACTCCCGGGCGGGACCGCCGCGCGTGACGCCATCGAGGCGTATCTCGACCGGTACGGCATGCGCTGCGTCGGGGAGATCGACATCACCAGGCCACGGTGGAGCGAACGCCCCAGCACGCTCGTGCCGGTGATCCTCGACAACGTCCGGCTCTTCGAGCCGGGTGCCGCCAGGAGGCGCTTCGCGCAGGGGCAGCAGCAGGCGCGGGAGAAGGCGCAGGAGGTGCTCGCGCGCCTGCGGGCGCTGCCGGACGGGGAGCAGAAGGCCGACGAGACCGAGCGGATGATCGAGCGGGTGCGGACCTTCGTCGGCTATCGGGAGTACCCGAAGTACGGCATCGTCAGCCGCTACCTCGTCTACAAGAAGGCCCTGCTCGACGAGGCCGAGCGGCTCGTGCGCGCCGGTGTGCTCGCCGAGAAGGAGGACGTCTTCTACCTGACGTTCCAGGAGTTCCACGAGGTGGTGCGCACACACCGGGTGGACGACGAGTTGATCCGGCGGCGCGCCGACGCGTTCCGGTCGTACCAGACGCTCACGCCTCCCCGGGTGATCACCTCGGACGGCGAGGTCCTCACCGGCGCCTACCGACGCGACGACGTGCC
This window harbors:
- a CDS encoding DUF5990 family protein codes for the protein MRIRIDGTDLPGRRTGAEADALRRGNVHVGVQRKAEVVDLVPADAADATWHVEVTSREIHGMLDVGGPWVHGRPGARFLYLSWGAVTEDGFAMFRRAKLMFTDVPTELLRAAHEGGGVLVGRVGLTDAAGGPLCARVHPPAIVWTVE
- the rph gene encoding rifamycin-inactivating phosphotransferase, whose amino-acid sequence is MDEGRSDLAPLVDLQEVDETQIAVVGGKAAHLGALSRVDGVRVPAGFCVTTAAFRRVLAEAPSVGELLDQLSRLGPDDREAIGALSAEIRRSIEETAIPGDVAAAITGALTRFGDETAYAVRSSATAEDSPTASFAGQQDTYLNVMGSEAVLRHVSRCWASLFTERAVVYRLRNGIDHRSVQMAVVVQQMVFPDAAGILFTADPVSGDRKVATVDAGFGLGEALVSGLVDPDVFTVRDGEVVTSAVAAKHHAVAALPGGGTREVPIDPRRQEQPALTEAQVVRLVRLGRRIEAHFGRPQDIEWCLVDDDFLIVQSRPITTLFPVPPAADQENHVYLSVGHQQMMTDPMKPLGSSMWQLTAMAPMLEAGGRLFVDATRLLAAPGRAGFLEMVGKSDPLMRDALQTLLDRPDFVPTALTGDGGPARLPTGGTSIATDPAIVTELIERSEASVAALRRDIAGVSGTALFDFLLEAFEEHKRILGEPLNTQAIMAGMEATWWLNDRLYEWLGEKNAADTLTLSAPGNITSEMGLALLDVADQIRPHPEVVAFLRGVEDDDFLDDLPKLPGGTAARDAIEAYLDRYGMRCVGEIDITRPRWSERPSTLVPVILDNVRLFEPGAARRRFAQGQQQAREKAQEVLARLRALPDGEQKADETERMIERVRTFVGYREYPKYGIVSRYLVYKKALLDEAERLVRAGVLAEKEDVFYLTFQEFHEVVRTHRVDDELIRRRADAFRSYQTLTPPRVITSDGEVLTGAYRRDDVPTGALIGVPVSAGTVEGRARVILDMAQADLEAGDILVTAHTDPSWTPLFVGIAGLVTEVGGLMTHGAVIAREYGLPAVVSVLDATRLIRDGQRIRVHGSDGYVEILP